The following proteins come from a genomic window of Edaphobacter sp. 4G125:
- a CDS encoding cellulose synthase family protein yields MTSALGLLLAPHGFSHYWKSHYLDQTFKGLYRWNAFDTALLIPYFVVMVILAFYGIHRYQLVWLYYKNRKNASKWNEPLARFVEGQLPFVTIQLPIFNEQFVIDRLIDACCRLDYPRDRFEIQVLDDSTDETTEVAQQIVERYATGFAGMDPQPIVYIHRTNRYGFKAGALDNGLKSARGEFVAIFDADFVPPREWVMQVIHHFAEPQIGMVQTRWTHLNRDYSFLTQVEAIMLDGHFVLEHGGRSRANVFFNFNGTAGMWRRETIGAAGGWQHDTLTEDTDLSYRAQMVGWKFKYLQDVECPAELPIEMTAFKTQQARWAKGLIQTGKKILPRVLKSDVPWHTKLEAWYHLTANISYPLMIILSILLMPAMIIRSWQGLLQMLLIDLPLFMASTMSISSFYLVSQKELFPKKWGRTFLYLPFLMALGVGLTITNTKAVMEALFGVKSAFARTPKYRVNKKGEKSQAKKYRKRLGIIPWIELAIGCYFAATVWYAITTENYFTVPFLVLFVFGYWYTGLLSLLQGRFERFGNAGQEFHEKPYPMGI; encoded by the coding sequence TTGACCTCGGCCCTCGGGCTGCTGCTGGCCCCGCATGGCTTTAGCCACTATTGGAAGTCGCACTACCTCGACCAGACCTTCAAGGGGCTCTATCGCTGGAATGCTTTCGATACAGCGCTGTTGATTCCTTACTTCGTCGTCATGGTCATCCTGGCGTTCTACGGAATCCATCGCTATCAGCTCGTCTGGCTCTATTACAAGAACCGCAAGAACGCCAGCAAATGGAACGAGCCGCTGGCCCGTTTCGTCGAAGGTCAGCTTCCCTTCGTCACCATCCAGCTCCCCATCTTCAATGAGCAGTTCGTCATCGATCGCCTCATCGATGCTTGCTGCCGCCTCGATTATCCTCGCGACCGCTTCGAGATTCAGGTGCTCGACGACTCCACCGACGAAACCACGGAAGTCGCCCAGCAGATCGTCGAACGCTACGCCACCGGCTTCGCCGGAATGGACCCGCAACCCATCGTCTATATCCATCGCACCAACCGCTACGGCTTCAAAGCGGGTGCGCTCGATAACGGGCTCAAGTCCGCGCGTGGCGAATTCGTCGCCATCTTCGACGCCGACTTCGTCCCGCCGCGCGAGTGGGTCATGCAGGTCATCCACCACTTCGCCGAGCCGCAGATCGGCATGGTTCAGACCCGCTGGACGCATCTCAATCGCGATTACAGCTTCCTCACCCAGGTCGAGGCCATCATGCTCGATGGCCATTTTGTGCTGGAGCACGGCGGCCGCTCCCGCGCAAACGTCTTCTTCAACTTCAACGGCACCGCCGGAATGTGGCGACGCGAAACCATCGGCGCCGCCGGCGGCTGGCAACACGACACGCTCACCGAAGACACCGACCTAAGCTATCGCGCCCAAATGGTCGGCTGGAAGTTCAAGTACCTCCAGGATGTGGAGTGCCCCGCCGAGCTTCCCATCGAGATGACCGCCTTCAAGACCCAGCAGGCACGGTGGGCTAAAGGACTCATTCAAACCGGCAAAAAAATTCTCCCGCGCGTCCTCAAGAGCGACGTGCCTTGGCACACCAAGCTCGAAGCCTGGTATCACCTCACGGCAAACATCAGCTATCCCTTGATGATCATCCTTAGCATCCTGTTGATGCCCGCGATGATCATTCGCAGCTGGCAGGGCCTCTTGCAGATGCTGCTGATCGATCTGCCACTCTTCATGGCCAGCACCATGTCGATCTCCAGCTTCTACCTCGTCAGCCAGAAAGAGCTCTTCCCCAAGAAGTGGGGCCGAACATTCCTGTATCTCCCATTCTTGATGGCACTTGGCGTTGGCCTCACCATCACAAACACCAAGGCCGTGATGGAGGCGCTCTTCGGTGTGAAGTCCGCCTTTGCCCGTACTCCGAAATATCGCGTGAACAAAAAGGGCGAGAAGAGCCAGGCCAAGAAGTATCGCAAGCGCCTCGGCATCATCCCCTGGATCGAGCTCGCCATCGGATGCTACTTCGCCGCGACGGTCTGGTATGCCATCACGACAGAGAACTACTTCACCGTGCCCTTCCTCGTTCTCTTTGTCTTCGGTTACTGGTACACCGGCCTGCTGAGTCTTCTTCAGGGGCGTTTCGAACGCTTCGGAAACGCCGGGCAGGAGTTCCACGAAAAGCCGTATCCGATGGGAATTTAA